One window from the genome of Pseudanabaena yagii GIHE-NHR1 encodes:
- the lipA gene encoding lipoyl synthase has translation MAVKPDWLRVKAPQWERVGNVKEVLRDLGLNTVCEEASCPNIGECFNQGTATFLIMGPACTRACPYCDIDFEKKPQALDPMEPINLGEAVRRMNLKHVVVTSVNRDDLPDGGASQFVCCIEEIRKLMPQTTIELLIPDLCANWEALETILSARPHVLNHNTETVPRLYRRVRPQGDYQRSLELLRRAREIAPWVYTKSGIMVGMSETDEEVRAVMRDLRAVDCDIITIGQYLQPSAKHLTLHEFVTPEQFEAWRIAGEEMGFLQVVSSPLTRSSYHAEQVQALMKLYPKEV, from the coding sequence ATGGCAGTCAAACCAGATTGGTTGCGAGTAAAAGCCCCACAGTGGGAGCGCGTTGGCAATGTCAAAGAAGTCCTGCGCGACTTGGGGTTAAATACTGTGTGCGAAGAAGCCTCTTGCCCAAATATTGGCGAATGCTTCAACCAAGGTACTGCCACATTTTTAATTATGGGACCTGCTTGCACCCGTGCTTGTCCTTACTGCGATATTGATTTTGAAAAGAAGCCGCAAGCCCTCGATCCGATGGAACCGATTAACCTCGGTGAAGCAGTACGGCGGATGAATCTGAAGCATGTCGTGGTGACTTCCGTTAATCGTGATGACTTGCCAGATGGTGGTGCTTCACAATTTGTGTGCTGTATCGAAGAGATTCGCAAATTGATGCCTCAGACCACAATCGAACTGCTCATTCCTGACCTCTGCGCTAATTGGGAAGCTTTAGAAACAATTCTCTCTGCCCGTCCCCATGTGCTGAATCATAATACGGAAACTGTACCAAGACTTTATCGCCGTGTTCGTCCACAGGGAGACTATCAGCGTAGTCTGGAACTATTGCGTCGCGCCCGTGAAATTGCGCCTTGGGTCTATACCAAGTCGGGAATTATGGTGGGGATGAGTGAGACTGATGAGGAAGTTAGAGCCGTCATGCGTGATTTACGAGCTGTAGATTGTGACATCATTACCATTGGGCAATATCTCCAACCTTCTGCTAAACATTTGACTTTGCATGAGTTTGTCACACCTGAGCAGTTTGAGGCATGGCGGATTGCTGGTGAAGAAATGGGATTTTTGCAAGTGGTTTCTTCGCCGCTTACGCGCAGTTCCTATCATGCTGAGCAGGTACAAGCCTTGATGAAGCTATATCCGAAGGAAGTGTAG